The Nitratidesulfovibrio sp. SRB-5 genome includes a window with the following:
- a CDS encoding biotin transporter BioY, whose translation MHDAPLAGLHRLVWTALMAALIAVGAMVMLPVGPVPVTLQTLFVALAGLVLGSARGAGAMLLYVLAGVMGLPVFSGGKAGFAHLLGPTGGYLFGFACMACIAGLGGLRGLRGREARDASIGLPRVALALCCCLAGLAVAYLAGAARLMQVLDIDVARAVAVGVLPFLPGDVVKVVLAVAAWRFLAVRRLLPR comes from the coding sequence GCTCATTGCCGTGGGGGCCATGGTCATGCTGCCCGTGGGGCCGGTGCCGGTGACCTTGCAGACCCTGTTCGTGGCGCTGGCCGGGCTGGTGCTTGGCTCGGCGCGCGGGGCCGGGGCCATGTTGCTGTACGTGCTGGCCGGGGTGATGGGACTGCCGGTGTTTTCCGGCGGCAAGGCCGGGTTCGCTCATCTGCTGGGCCCCACCGGGGGCTACCTGTTCGGGTTCGCCTGCATGGCCTGCATCGCCGGGCTCGGCGGGCTGAGGGGATTGCGGGGACGTGAAGCGCGGGATGCCTCCATCGGCCTGCCCCGTGTCGCGCTGGCCCTGTGCTGCTGCCTTGCCGGGCTGGCCGTGGCCTATCTGGCGGGCGCGGCCCGGCTGATGCAGGTGCTGGATATCGACGTGGCGCGTGCCGTGGCCGTGGGTGTGCTGCCCTTTCTGCCCGGCGACGTGGTGAAGGTCGTACTGGCCGTGGCTGCATGGCGGTTTCTGGCCGTGCGAAGGCTGTTGCCCCGATGA
- a CDS encoding ATP-binding cassette domain-containing protein encodes MIVAKGLRYIHPGTPAGTAPALDGAEFSVPPGALLCLCGVNGSGKSTLLQLLAGLLRAEGGTLDVAGHHCPGAEAALRRHAALVLQDADMQMLGATVAEDLLLTAPPAHTPQGAAALAAAREAAGRFGLAAHWDSPVHTLSYGQKRKLCLAAALLAAPGLLLLDEPFSGLDHPAALELRDILARNRASGLTQVVSVHELEPVVDMADLMLVLDGGRQALFGPPATVLDRVRAHGIRPPCSWAARREIVSYE; translated from the coding sequence ATGATCGTCGCCAAGGGCTTGCGCTACATTCATCCCGGCACCCCGGCGGGAACAGCCCCCGCCCTGGACGGGGCGGAGTTTTCCGTGCCGCCCGGCGCGCTGCTGTGCCTGTGCGGGGTCAACGGCAGCGGCAAGTCCACCCTGCTGCAACTGCTGGCCGGGCTGCTGCGGGCCGAAGGCGGCACGCTGGACGTGGCCGGGCACCACTGCCCCGGAGCGGAAGCGGCGCTGCGCCGCCATGCCGCGCTGGTGTTGCAGGATGCGGACATGCAGATGCTGGGGGCCACGGTGGCGGAAGATTTGCTGCTTACCGCGCCGCCCGCCCACACCCCGCAAGGCGCGGCCGCCCTGGCCGCCGCGCGCGAGGCGGCGGGCCGGTTCGGCCTTGCCGCGCACTGGGACAGCCCGGTGCACACCCTGTCCTACGGGCAGAAGCGCAAGCTGTGCCTGGCTGCCGCGCTGCTTGCCGCACCGGGTCTGCTGCTGCTGGACGAGCCGTTCAGCGGGCTGGACCACCCGGCGGCGCTGGAATTGCGCGACATCCTGGCCCGCAACCGGGCCTCCGGGCTGACCCAGGTTGTCTCGGTGCACGAACTGGAGCCGGTGGTGGACATGGCCGACCTGATGCTGGTGCTGGACGGGGGGCGGCAGGCGCTGTTCGGCCCGCCCGCCACCGTGCTGGACCGGGTGCGCGCCCATGGCATCCGTCCGCCCTGTTCATGGGCGGCGCGGCGCGAGATCGTTTCCTACGAATAG
- a CDS encoding DMT family transporter, with product MSDSAPCAPDAAAITDAADTVPPSAHAPDLSGHAPARASLLLPALAALGAVILWGLSFPAMKVAVQALGPMPLMWARMMVAMALLAPFTTRLFPSRTVAAAPSGTPVRRGFWSGVPRWHKLLLVPTVLLQPCLYFLCESNAMQLTTASQAGVISASVPLLVGAGAWLFLGERPSPRLWVGVAFSCTGVAWLTLSGGAGTESAPDPLLGNILELLAMVCAAGNMVLVRRLSAHGGHGGHGGRGGFRWNPWTLTALQTLAGALFFAPGAYAVLAGAGQWPADVVLAVIYLGAGSSLGAFGLFNWATSHLPASSVGAFINLVPVAAVGFGWLWLGETLNATQMLAAGVVMVGVALGTGRSR from the coding sequence ATGTCCGATTCCGCACCCTGTGCGCCCGATGCCGCCGCCATCACAGACGCCGCCGACACCGTGCCCCCTTCCGCCCACGCCCCCGACCTTTCCGGCCATGCCCCTGCCCGGGCCTCGCTGCTGCTGCCCGCACTGGCGGCCCTGGGCGCGGTGATCCTGTGGGGCCTGTCCTTCCCGGCCATGAAGGTGGCCGTGCAAGCCCTTGGCCCCATGCCGCTGATGTGGGCGCGCATGATGGTGGCCATGGCGCTGCTGGCCCCCTTCACCACCCGGCTGTTCCCCTCCCGCACCGTGGCGGCGGCCCCATCCGGCACGCCGGTGCGGCGCGGCTTCTGGAGCGGCGTGCCCCGGTGGCACAAGCTGCTGCTCGTGCCCACGGTACTGTTGCAGCCCTGCCTGTATTTTTTGTGTGAATCCAATGCCATGCAGCTTACAACTGCCTCGCAGGCGGGGGTCATTTCCGCCTCGGTGCCGCTGCTGGTGGGCGCGGGCGCGTGGCTGTTCCTGGGCGAACGGCCTTCGCCCCGGCTGTGGGTGGGGGTGGCGTTCTCGTGCACGGGGGTGGCCTGGCTGACCCTGTCCGGCGGCGCAGGCACCGAGTCCGCGCCCGATCCGCTGCTGGGCAACATCCTGGAACTTCTGGCCATGGTCTGCGCGGCGGGCAACATGGTGCTGGTGCGCAGGCTGTCCGCTCATGGGGGTCATGGGGGTCATGGGGGGCGCGGCGGCTTTCGCTGGAACCCGTGGACCCTGACGGCCTTGCAGACCCTGGCCGGGGCGCTGTTCTTCGCGCCGGGGGCGTACGCGGTGCTGGCCGGTGCCGGGCAATGGCCCGCCGACGTGGTGCTGGCGGTAATCTATCTGGGCGCGGGTTCGTCGCTGGGCGCCTTCGGCCTGTTCAACTGGGCCACCAGCCATCTGCCCGCCAGCAGCGTGGGGGCGTTCATCAATCTGGTGCCCGTGGCCGCCGTGGGGTTCGGCTGGCTGTGGCTGGGCGAAACCCTGAACGCCACCCAGATGCTGGCCGCTGGCGTGGTCATGGTGGGCGTGGCCCTGGGCACCGGACGCAGCCGGTAG
- a CDS encoding AraC family transcriptional regulator — MRQPLENVRYWRSDDLDGLETNRVLRSAHTFPKHSHDQYAVGLMEEGANYCHGRSRRNSVVVGGQVCLFNPGEVHSGEPERGVPATYRMFYADPHWLHRVAVELGGRDAGPPDFRKLIVPDADVLRAFLRLCDLVAEGVELLARQSAMVGAFSLVLARHGGVRPEAVTTRDGNTAVRRVRAYLAERLAHKVSLEDLAEATGLSRFHMLRVFRDATGMTPHAYHTQLRVDRAKLLLRRGWAMADAAQETGFVDQSHFANTFRRYVGATPGQYLSR, encoded by the coding sequence ATGCGACAGCCCCTCGAAAACGTGCGTTACTGGCGCAGCGACGACCTGGACGGTCTGGAAACCAACCGGGTGCTCCGCAGTGCGCACACCTTCCCCAAGCACTCCCACGACCAGTACGCCGTGGGCCTGATGGAGGAAGGGGCCAACTACTGCCATGGCCGCTCCCGGCGCAACTCCGTGGTGGTGGGCGGGCAGGTCTGCCTGTTCAACCCCGGCGAGGTGCACAGCGGCGAACCGGAACGCGGCGTGCCCGCCACCTACCGCATGTTCTACGCAGACCCGCACTGGCTGCACCGCGTGGCCGTGGAACTGGGCGGACGCGATGCGGGCCCGCCCGACTTCCGCAAGCTCATCGTGCCCGACGCCGACGTGCTGCGCGCCTTTCTGCGCCTCTGCGACCTGGTGGCCGAAGGCGTGGAACTGCTGGCCCGCCAGTCGGCCATGGTGGGCGCCTTCTCGCTGGTGCTGGCCCGCCACGGCGGGGTGCGGCCCGAAGCCGTGACCACCCGCGACGGCAACACCGCCGTGCGCCGGGTGCGCGCCTACCTTGCCGAACGGCTGGCGCACAAGGTCTCGCTGGAAGACCTTGCCGAGGCCACCGGCCTCAGCCGGTTCCACATGCTGCGGGTGTTCCGCGACGCCACGGGCATGACCCCGCATGCCTACCACACCCAACTGCGCGTTGACCGCGCAAAGCTGCTGCTGCGCCGGGGCTGGGCCATGGCCGACGCCGCGCAGGAGACCGGCTTCGTGGACCAGAGCCACTTCGCCAACACCTTTCGCCGCTACGTGGGGGCCACGCCGGGGCAGTACCTGTCGCGCTGA
- a CDS encoding iron-containing alcohol dehydrogenase has protein sequence MLDFTFHMPTRIIFGAGRLAELGRTRLPGRKALVVISAGGSMRRTGHLDKVLALLAQNGCATVIFDKIQPNPVLTHVDEGAALARAEGCDFVLGLGGGSTIDSAKSIALAAANPGSYWDYIQSGTGGRKRPERPALPVVAIPTTAGTGTEADPWTVITREDTNEKIGWGDDSTYPALSIVDPMLMVSVPPAVTAMTGMDAFFHAAEAYLSTARQPSSDLLALEAVSLISQFLPQAVKDGNSVQVRTMLAWASTAAGLCESLSSCISHHSLEHALSAHHPALPHGAGLVMLSLPYFEVMARFQPKRCADLAVTMGEDIEGMELREQGLALVTALRKLIAAVGLDGLKMSDYGVTREEIPALARNARETMGGLFAVTPVDLREDAVIAIFEKAYR, from the coding sequence ATGCTCGACTTCACCTTCCACATGCCCACCCGCATCATCTTCGGCGCGGGCAGGCTGGCCGAGCTTGGCCGCACCCGCCTGCCGGGCCGCAAGGCGCTGGTGGTGATCAGCGCGGGCGGCTCCATGCGGCGCACCGGGCATCTGGACAAGGTGCTGGCCCTGCTGGCGCAGAACGGCTGCGCCACGGTGATCTTCGACAAGATCCAGCCCAACCCCGTGCTGACCCACGTGGACGAGGGCGCGGCGCTGGCCCGCGCCGAAGGCTGCGACTTCGTGCTGGGCCTTGGCGGGGGCAGCACCATAGATTCCGCCAAATCCATCGCCCTGGCCGCCGCCAACCCCGGCTCGTACTGGGACTACATCCAGAGCGGCACCGGCGGGCGCAAGCGGCCAGAGCGCCCGGCCCTGCCGGTGGTGGCCATTCCCACCACGGCGGGCACCGGCACCGAGGCCGACCCGTGGACGGTGATCACCCGCGAGGACACCAACGAAAAGATCGGCTGGGGCGACGATTCCACCTACCCGGCGCTGTCCATTGTGGACCCCATGCTGATGGTCAGCGTGCCCCCGGCGGTGACCGCCATGACCGGCATGGACGCCTTCTTCCACGCGGCGGAGGCGTACCTTTCCACGGCGCGCCAGCCCTCCAGCGACCTGCTGGCGCTGGAGGCGGTCAGCCTGATTTCCCAGTTCCTGCCGCAGGCGGTGAAGGACGGCAACTCGGTGCAGGTGCGCACCATGCTGGCGTGGGCGTCCACGGCGGCGGGGCTGTGCGAGTCGCTGTCGTCGTGCATCTCGCACCACTCGCTGGAGCACGCCCTGTCGGCCCACCACCCGGCCCTGCCGCACGGCGCCGGGCTGGTCATGCTGTCCCTGCCCTACTTCGAGGTGATGGCCCGCTTCCAGCCCAAGCGCTGCGCCGACCTTGCCGTGACCATGGGCGAGGACATCGAGGGCATGGAACTGCGCGAACAGGGGCTGGCCCTTGTCACGGCGCTGCGCAAGCTCATCGCCGCCGTGGGGCTGGATGGCCTGAAGATGTCCGACTACGGGGTGACCCGCGAGGAGATACCCGCCCTGGCCCGCAATGCCCGCGAAACCATGGGGGGCCTGTTCGCCGTCACCCCGGTGGACCTGCGCGAGGATGCGGTGATCGCGATCTTCGAGAAGGCGTACCGGTAA
- a CDS encoding aminopeptidase, whose translation MDKLDFETTSCWEAYASDEHQAAMRELADRYVDFLSRCKTERETVDYVVTRLRAAGYTENFAHDKVYRVFKGKTVFIARKGRAPLSQGLRLIGAHADTPRLDLKQRPLLEQAGIGQAKTHYYGGIRKYQWLARPLALHGVVVKESGESVRITLGEDPAEPVFTIADLLPHLAQKQAGQTIADAFEGEKLNIVLGHRPMPKPVTEEAAGDAAASAETAATTPDAANGNATASDSTARKDAPKDPVKDPIKARMLALLHEKYAIREEDLYSAELQAVPAGPARYVGLDGSLVGGYGQDDRICVFAALEALLAAENPQQPQCVLFWDKEEIGSEGSTGAKSRFFEYCIEDLIAAWQPAARFSDVMLATRALSADVHAAIDPDWQELHEKLNAAVIGHGPCFCKFTGHRGKYEANDAHPEYVGWLRGVLNGRKIPWQMAELGRVDGGGGGTVAMYLAAYGMDIIDFGPAVLSMHSPFELSSVADLYATRLAYTAFLEK comes from the coding sequence ATGGACAAACTCGACTTCGAGACCACCAGTTGCTGGGAAGCCTACGCCAGCGACGAGCATCAGGCCGCCATGCGCGAACTGGCCGACCGCTACGTGGACTTCCTGTCCCGCTGCAAGACCGAACGCGAAACCGTGGACTACGTGGTCACGCGGTTGCGCGCGGCGGGCTACACCGAAAACTTCGCCCACGACAAGGTCTACCGGGTGTTCAAGGGCAAGACCGTGTTCATCGCCCGCAAGGGCCGCGCCCCGCTTTCGCAGGGCCTGCGGCTCATCGGCGCGCACGCGGACACCCCCCGGCTGGACCTGAAGCAGCGCCCGCTGCTGGAACAGGCGGGCATCGGCCAGGCCAAGACCCACTATTACGGCGGCATCCGCAAGTACCAGTGGCTGGCCCGCCCGCTGGCCCTGCACGGCGTGGTGGTGAAGGAAAGCGGCGAATCGGTGCGCATCACCCTGGGCGAAGACCCGGCGGAACCGGTGTTCACCATCGCCGACCTGCTGCCCCACCTGGCCCAGAAGCAGGCCGGGCAGACCATCGCCGACGCCTTCGAGGGCGAAAAGCTGAACATCGTGCTGGGGCACCGCCCCATGCCGAAGCCGGTGACGGAAGAAGCCGCCGGTGATGCCGCAGCTTCTGCCGAAACAGCCGCCACTACCCCTGATGCCGCCAACGGCAACGCCACCGCCTCCGACAGCACCGCCAGGAAGGACGCCCCCAAGGATCCCGTCAAGGATCCGATCAAGGCGCGCATGCTGGCCCTGCTGCACGAAAAATACGCCATCCGCGAGGAAGACCTGTACTCCGCGGAATTGCAGGCCGTGCCCGCCGGTCCCGCCCGCTACGTGGGGCTGGACGGCTCCCTTGTCGGCGGCTACGGGCAGGACGACCGCATCTGCGTGTTCGCCGCGCTGGAAGCCCTGCTGGCGGCGGAAAACCCGCAGCAGCCGCAGTGCGTGCTGTTCTGGGACAAGGAGGAGATCGGCTCGGAAGGCTCCACCGGGGCCAAGTCGCGCTTCTTCGAATACTGCATCGAAGACCTCATCGCCGCGTGGCAGCCCGCCGCCCGCTTCAGCGACGTGATGCTGGCCACCCGCGCCCTGTCCGCCGACGTGCACGCCGCCATCGACCCCGACTGGCAGGAACTGCACGAAAAGCTCAACGCCGCCGTCATCGGCCACGGCCCGTGCTTCTGCAAGTTCACCGGGCACCGAGGCAAGTACGAGGCCAACGACGCCCACCCGGAATACGTGGGCTGGCTGCGCGGCGTGCTGAACGGGCGCAAGATTCCGTGGCAGATGGCGGAACTTGGCCGCGTGGACGGCGGGGGCGGCGGCACCGTGGCCATGTACCTTGCCGCCTACGGCATGGACATCATCGACTTCGGCCCGGCGGTGCTGTCCATGCACAGCCCGTTCGAACTGTCCAGCGTGGCCGACCTGTACGCCACGCGCCTTGCCTACACGGCGTTTCTGGAAAAGTAG